One Bos taurus isolate L1 Dominette 01449 registration number 42190680 breed Hereford chromosome 16, ARS-UCD2.0, whole genome shotgun sequence DNA window includes the following coding sequences:
- the LOC104970253 gene encoding uncharacterized protein, whose translation MGNLNCLGGCLIQKVRSDTPQMSRTSRASWMKRVCCWPHNRVHPLTDSTEELPEDQLEELSISMLEEEALPNSTACEQASEHAPQEDMAVELPQAGAEDEPLRMVDESGEACEYAPQEHLVLELPQARAEDLPLPPLEAAGAANEHAPQEHLVLELPQARAEDLPLPPLEAAGAANEHAPQEHLVLDLPQAGAEEPPLHPLEAAGAANEHGFTEDLPVNPTCDRTKETPCVSKEKFGYESLKVFISDRDDFLGWDNVE comes from the exons ATGGGCAACCTGAATTGTTTGGGAG GATGTCTCATCCAGAAGGTGAGAAGCGACACCCCTCAAATGTCAAGAACATCAAGAGCCAGCTGGATGAAGAGAGTTTGTTGTTGGCCACATAATAGGGTGCACCCTCTAACTGACTCAACTGAAG AGCTTCCTGAGGACCAGCTTGAGGAGCTATCCATTTCAATGTTAGAGGAAGAGGCTCTGCCCAACTCCACA GCCTGTGAACAAGCCAGTGAACATG CTCCCCAGGAGGACATGGCGGTGGAGCTGCCTCAGGCCGGGGCTGAGGACGAGCCTCTGAGGATGGTGGAC gAATCCGGGGAAGCCTGTGAATACG CTCCCCAGGAGCACCTGGTGTTGGAACTGCCCCAGGCCAGGGCTGAGGATCTGCCTCTGCCACCCCTGGAG GCAGCCGGAGCAGCCAATGAACATG CTCCCCAGGAGCACCTGGTGTTGGAACTGCCCCAGGCCAGGGCTGAGGATCTGCCTCTGCCACCCCTGGAG GCAGCCGGAGCAGCCAATGAACATG CTCCCCAGGAGCACCTGGTGTTGGATCTGCCCCAGGCTGGGGCTGAGGAGCCGCCCCTGCATCCCCTGGAG GCAGCCGGAGCAGCCAATGAACATG GTTTCACTGAGGACCTGCCAGTCAACCCAACTTGTGACAGGACCAAAGAGACTCCATGTGTCTCCaaggaaa AATTCGGTTATGAGTCTTTGAAGGTGTTCATTTCAGATAGAGACGATTTCCTTGGTTGGGATAATGTAGAGTGA